The Castanea sativa cultivar Marrone di Chiusa Pesio chromosome 11, ASM4071231v1 genome contains a region encoding:
- the LOC142618012 gene encoding uncharacterized protein At1g28695-like, with amino-acid sequence MIQKHQNTHMDYVRNSIGNPALLLFFFFGFFYLCIWSSSITNSFSVFQKESLSTLSNTTNIHVPQDDLEEALSKTSMADKTVIITIINKAYADQDIKADTTMLDLFLESFWLGENTRPLLDNLLIVAMDQTAYDRCLFRRLNCYMLKTDGLDFGGEKVYMSEDFIKMMWRRTLFLVEVLKRGYNFIFTDTDVMWLRNPLVRLSTNETKDLQISTDKFLGDLQSEKHLINTGFYYIRSNNKTIKLLEKWYAMKDNSTGQKEQDVLLNLIGGGIIRELNLSVRFLDTLYFSGFCQDSKDLRAVATVHANCCRSISAKVNDLKAVLRDWKRFKKYNSYKRLANVTANLGWSFHWGCYKSWKVANTAMG; translated from the exons ATGAttcaaaaacaccaaaacacaCACATGGATTATGTAAGGAACTCAATTGGAAATCCTGCTCtactcttattcttcttctttgggtTCTTTTATCTCTGTATTTGGTCCTCCTCTATCACAAATTCATTCAGTGTGTTCCAAAAGGAGTCTCTTTCTACACTATCAAACACA ACCAACATCCATGTCCCTCAAGATGACCTTGAAGAAGCTTTATCCAAAACTTCAATGGCAGACAAAACGGTCATTATCACTATCATAAACAAGGCCTATGCAGACCAAGATATCAAAGCTGACACCACCATGCTTGACCTTTTTCTTGAGAGCTTCTGGCTAGGGGAAAACACTAGGCCACTGCTTGACAACCTTTTGATCGTGGCAATGGATCAGACGGCCTACGATCGCTGCCTGTTTCGACGGCTGAATTGCTACATGTTGAAAACGGACGGTTTGGATTTTGGGGGAGAAAAAGTTTACATGTCCGAGGATTTCATCAAGATGATGTGGAGAAGAACTCTGTTTCTCGTAGAAGTTCTGAAGCGTGGCTACAACTTCATTTTCACG GATACAGATGTGATGTGGCTAAGGAATCCCCTTGTTAGGCTAAGTACAAATGAAACCAAGGATCTTCAAATTAGTACTGACAAATTTTTAGGTGATTTGCAATCTGAAAAGCATCTTATCAATACTGGCTTCTACTACATCCGATCAAATAATAAGACCatcaaattattagaaaaatggTATGCCATGAAAGACAACTCAACAGGACAGAAAGAGCAAGATGTGTTATTAAACCTGATAGGAGGGGGGATAATTAGAGAATTAAACCTTAGTGTAAGGTTCTTAGACACCCTTTATTTTAGTGGGTTTTGCCAAGATAGCAAGGATTTGAGGGCAGTGGCCACAGTACACGCGAATTGTTGTAGAAGTATTAGTGCCAAGGTGAATGATCTAAAGGCAGTCCTTCGTGATTGGAAGCGATTCAAGAAGTACAATTCTTATAAACGATTGGCTAATGTAACAGCAAATTTAGGGTGGTCATTTCACTGGGGATGTTACAAGTCATGGAAAGTAGCTAATACGGCTATGGGTTAA